One genomic region from Caballeronia sp. M1242 encodes:
- a CDS encoding DUF2950 domain-containing protein translates to MNTKLTRLVISFATVAMLLAPATVFAATDQQTFATPEEAVSALVQALKSDDDAALISIFGSAHKRLVVTSDEAENRQLRANALAEFEAFHRLEEASPDRRILVIGDDAWPMPIPLVRENGVWRFATEEGEQEVLDRRIGASEREAIKVLRAYLDAQREYASQDRMGDGVLQYARKLGSSPGKRDGLYWPADATRGEEQSPFGPLIAASSTYFKDRHAGDPYHGYHFRILTRQGKNAPGGAFSYIINGRMLAGFAMVAYPAQYGESGVMTFIVNNNGVVYQKNRGPSAQPLTEFDPDPTWTRVNEP, encoded by the coding sequence ATGAACACTAAGTTGACTCGTCTCGTCATTTCGTTCGCGACAGTCGCGATGTTGCTCGCGCCCGCGACGGTCTTCGCAGCGACCGACCAGCAGACATTCGCGACACCCGAGGAAGCCGTCAGCGCACTCGTGCAGGCGCTCAAATCGGACGATGACGCCGCGCTCATCAGCATCTTCGGCAGCGCGCACAAGCGACTCGTCGTGACATCCGACGAAGCCGAGAATCGCCAGTTGCGCGCCAATGCGCTCGCCGAATTCGAGGCGTTTCACCGGCTCGAAGAGGCTTCGCCCGACCGACGCATTCTCGTGATCGGCGACGATGCGTGGCCCATGCCCATTCCGCTCGTTCGAGAGAACGGCGTCTGGCGCTTCGCCACGGAAGAGGGCGAGCAGGAGGTGCTGGACCGGCGTATCGGCGCGAGCGAGCGCGAGGCGATCAAGGTGCTGCGCGCGTATCTCGATGCCCAGCGCGAGTACGCTTCCCAAGATCGCATGGGGGACGGCGTGTTGCAGTACGCGCGCAAGCTCGGCAGTTCGCCCGGCAAGCGCGACGGACTCTACTGGCCAGCGGATGCGACTCGGGGCGAAGAACAAAGTCCCTTCGGTCCGCTGATCGCCGCGAGCTCGACCTATTTCAAGGACCGTCACGCGGGCGACCCGTATCACGGCTACCACTTTCGCATTCTCACGCGGCAAGGCAAGAACGCGCCGGGAGGCGCTTTCAGCTACATCATCAATGGGCGCATGCTGGCCGGCTTCGCGATGGTGGCGTACCCGGCGCAATACGGCGAGAGCGGCGTCATGACATTCATTGTCAATAACAACGGCGTAGTGTATCAGAAGAACCGGGGCCCGTCCGCGCAACCGCTGACGGAATTCGATCCGGACCCGACGTGGACGCGCGTGAACGAACCGTGA
- a CDS encoding DUF3300 domain-containing protein, translated as MPKFINVLLLVSALACGTHSLAQAPAASVPPPAAMSAADIDKLVGPIALYPDDLVAIILPASTYPVEVVQADRFLERRKTDKNLPVDERWQDSVKALLNYPEIVKKMSTDLDWTVALGEAVVADQNAVLQAVQRFRRQTQSVGNLKSDDKQTVVVEKEVIKIVPSNPEVIYVPQYNPSTVVVSSPTPVYTYAPAPYPVYYYPYAPGAAFATGMIWGAAITAAWNGGRYEANYNGGNNTININREQNANRADVQTNLSNRAANRSGSGATQQSSTWRSEKKPGQVSGTGGRSSMQRVGDAPSRGSGGGAGFGGAGGTERASARTQLAMQNTPRAHGASNFQARGGDALSGYGSGQSARADSARGAASRQSMAGGQGGRNFQGGGFGGGGGGGFSGGGGRSFGGGRGGRR; from the coding sequence ATGCCCAAGTTCATCAACGTGCTTCTGCTCGTGTCGGCGCTCGCATGTGGCACGCATTCGCTCGCTCAGGCGCCGGCGGCAAGCGTCCCGCCGCCCGCCGCAATGAGTGCCGCGGATATCGACAAGCTCGTCGGTCCCATCGCGCTCTATCCCGACGACCTCGTTGCGATCATTCTTCCGGCTTCGACGTATCCGGTCGAAGTGGTGCAGGCCGACCGGTTTCTCGAACGCAGAAAGACGGACAAGAATCTTCCGGTCGATGAACGCTGGCAAGACTCGGTGAAGGCGCTGCTCAACTATCCCGAGATAGTGAAGAAGATGAGCACCGATCTCGACTGGACGGTTGCGCTCGGCGAAGCGGTCGTGGCGGATCAGAACGCCGTCTTGCAAGCCGTGCAGCGTTTTCGCCGGCAGACTCAATCAGTCGGCAACCTGAAGAGCGACGACAAGCAGACGGTCGTGGTCGAGAAGGAAGTGATCAAGATCGTGCCGTCTAATCCAGAAGTCATCTATGTACCGCAGTACAACCCGTCCACGGTGGTCGTGAGCAGTCCGACGCCGGTCTATACGTACGCTCCGGCGCCTTACCCCGTCTACTACTATCCGTATGCGCCCGGCGCGGCGTTCGCCACGGGAATGATCTGGGGCGCGGCCATCACCGCGGCGTGGAACGGCGGACGGTACGAGGCCAACTATAACGGCGGCAATAACACCATCAACATCAACCGCGAACAGAACGCCAATCGAGCCGACGTGCAGACCAACCTGAGCAATCGCGCGGCGAACCGGTCGGGATCGGGCGCAACGCAACAGTCGAGCACATGGCGCTCCGAGAAGAAGCCGGGACAGGTCTCCGGCACGGGCGGGCGTTCCTCGATGCAGCGCGTGGGCGACGCGCCTTCGCGTGGGAGCGGAGGAGGTGCGGGTTTCGGCGGGGCCGGCGGCACCGAGCGCGCGTCCGCACGCACGCAACTCGCCATGCAGAACACGCCTCGCGCGCATGGCGCGTCGAACTTTCAGGCGCGCGGCGGCGATGCATTGAGCGGCTATGGCTCGGGTCAAAGCGCCCGCGCGGACAGCGCGCGCGGGGCCGCGAGCCGGCAGTCGATGGCAGGCGGCCAAGGCGGTCGCAACTTCCAGGGCGGCGGCTTCGGTGGCGGCGGAGGCGGCGGCTTCTCAGGAGGCGGAGGTCGCAGCTTCGGTGGCGGCCGCGGGGGTCGTCGCTAG
- a CDS encoding 2-hydroxyacid dehydrogenase, which produces MDVAIFSSTRYEREFLDQANESAHHRLKYLDVSLNRDTVGEAAGFGAACIFVNDKADAAVLEALKGGGTGLLALRCTGFNNVDLEAAARLGLKVVRVVTYSPNSVAEHAVALLLAINRKVHRAYNRTRDSNFSLDGLTGFDLCGKTVAVVGTGKIGCVFAKIMLGFGCNVIGYDPYPSQEFEAMGLRYTQPGEIGEKADVISLHCPLTPATHHIINADTLQRAKRGALLINTSRGALIDTGAVIEALKSGQLGGLAIDVYEQEADLFFRDLSNEIIPDDIIQRLISFPNVIVTGHQAYLTREALTTICETTIASITAFEHNDPLVNEVKTG; this is translated from the coding sequence ATGGACGTGGCGATATTCAGTTCGACGCGTTACGAGCGCGAGTTTCTGGACCAGGCGAACGAATCCGCGCACCACAGGCTCAAATACCTCGACGTGTCGCTGAATCGCGATACGGTCGGAGAGGCCGCAGGATTCGGCGCGGCGTGCATCTTCGTGAATGACAAAGCAGACGCCGCCGTTCTGGAGGCGCTGAAAGGCGGCGGCACCGGATTGCTCGCGCTGCGCTGCACGGGCTTCAACAACGTCGACCTCGAAGCCGCCGCGCGCCTTGGGCTGAAGGTCGTTCGCGTCGTAACTTATTCGCCGAACTCAGTCGCCGAACATGCCGTCGCGCTGTTGCTCGCCATTAATCGAAAGGTGCATCGCGCCTACAACCGTACGCGCGATTCCAATTTCTCTCTCGACGGACTCACCGGCTTCGATCTGTGCGGCAAGACGGTGGCCGTCGTGGGCACCGGTAAAATCGGCTGCGTCTTTGCGAAGATCATGCTCGGCTTCGGCTGTAATGTGATCGGCTACGATCCGTATCCCTCGCAAGAATTCGAGGCGATGGGCCTGCGTTATACGCAGCCAGGTGAGATCGGGGAAAAGGCCGATGTCATTTCACTGCACTGTCCGCTGACGCCCGCGACGCATCACATCATCAATGCGGACACGCTTCAGCGTGCCAAGCGCGGCGCCTTGCTCATCAACACGAGCCGCGGCGCGCTCATCGACACCGGGGCCGTGATAGAAGCACTGAAAAGCGGGCAACTGGGCGGGCTCGCGATCGACGTGTACGAGCAGGAGGCGGACTTGTTTTTCCGCGATCTGTCCAACGAAATCATTCCGGACGACATCATTCAGCGGCTCATCTCATTCCCCAATGTGATCGTGACCGGGCATCAGGCGTATTTGACACGCGAGGCGCTTACGACTATCTGTGAGACGACGATCGCGAGCATTACTGCGTTCGAGCATAACGACCCGCTCGTGAACGAAGTCAAGACCGGGTGA
- a CDS encoding TrkA C-terminal domain-containing protein, with translation MDAVRTFLESQSLFALFLTIALGYLIGEITIKGVALGSGAVLFVGLAVGAFAPKSAPPALLGTLGLLLFLYGIGIQYGAQFFRGLTSREGAKANAAACLGVIAAGLVSCAFIRFGITLADALGMFAGSGTSTASLQVAIASMKSNDAAVGYSVAYPFGVAGPILFLYALNVLLKVSIPKPPAKVLETAEIALKNASFFGLRLSELLSRLPLGVSIAAVRRAHRNQLPADDFIVQSDDVLLVTATDKRLLDEATALCGESQPGRIASDREDIDYMRVFASNSAVVGMPLGKLRFPGGVNCSIAHVRRGDADLLSTPDLILEAGDRVGVLVNRAHRATIRAFFGDSIKGTADLSFICLGIGAAAGLLLGAVPLRVPGLGSFSLGLAALLLLALCLGKARRNGPFVWVMPLSANLVLRNLGLTIFLAQVGISCGPKFVATVGTAGPLLLLYGVITLLVLVGVTAASCLWLFKLPFDTSAGVVCGATGNPAILAFANRIAPTDQPDVMYAMIFPSMTIVKVLFVQIAISLASG, from the coding sequence ATGGATGCAGTCAGAACGTTTCTCGAAAGCCAATCGCTTTTCGCATTGTTTCTCACGATCGCATTAGGCTATCTCATCGGCGAGATCACGATCAAAGGCGTCGCGCTCGGCTCGGGGGCCGTGCTGTTCGTCGGACTCGCCGTCGGCGCCTTTGCGCCGAAGTCGGCGCCGCCGGCCTTGCTCGGCACGCTCGGCTTGCTGCTGTTTCTATACGGCATCGGCATTCAGTATGGCGCGCAGTTCTTCAGAGGGCTCACGAGCCGGGAAGGAGCGAAGGCGAACGCGGCCGCTTGCCTCGGCGTGATTGCCGCGGGTCTCGTGTCATGCGCTTTTATCCGCTTCGGCATCACGCTCGCTGATGCGCTGGGCATGTTCGCCGGCAGCGGGACCAGCACGGCAAGTCTTCAAGTCGCCATTGCGTCGATGAAGAGCAACGATGCGGCCGTGGGCTATAGCGTCGCTTATCCGTTCGGCGTGGCCGGTCCCATTCTGTTTCTCTATGCGCTTAACGTGCTGCTGAAAGTCTCGATTCCGAAGCCGCCAGCGAAGGTACTCGAAACGGCAGAAATAGCGCTCAAGAACGCGAGCTTCTTCGGGCTGCGCTTATCGGAACTATTGAGCCGCTTGCCGCTGGGCGTGTCGATTGCGGCGGTGCGGCGCGCGCACCGTAATCAGTTGCCCGCCGACGACTTCATCGTGCAGTCCGACGACGTGCTGCTTGTCACCGCCACGGACAAGCGCCTGCTCGACGAGGCCACGGCCTTATGCGGCGAGTCGCAGCCAGGACGCATCGCGAGCGATCGCGAAGACATCGACTATATGCGCGTGTTCGCATCGAATTCGGCGGTGGTCGGCATGCCGCTCGGCAAGCTGCGCTTTCCCGGCGGCGTGAACTGTTCGATCGCGCATGTGCGCCGGGGCGACGCCGATTTACTCTCGACGCCCGATCTCATTCTCGAAGCAGGGGACCGCGTGGGCGTGCTCGTGAATCGCGCGCATCGCGCGACGATTCGGGCGTTCTTCGGCGATTCGATCAAGGGCACGGCGGACCTCAGCTTCATTTGCCTCGGAATAGGCGCTGCGGCGGGGCTGTTGCTGGGCGCTGTTCCGTTGCGTGTGCCGGGCCTCGGCAGCTTCAGCCTCGGTCTCGCTGCGTTGCTGCTGCTCGCGCTGTGCCTTGGCAAAGCAAGGCGCAACGGACCGTTCGTGTGGGTCATGCCGCTATCGGCGAATCTGGTTCTCCGCAACCTCGGGCTCACGATTTTTCTTGCGCAGGTCGGCATTTCATGCGGGCCGAAATTCGTGGCGACCGTGGGCACAGCGGGGCCGCTGCTGCTCCTTTACGGCGTGATCACGCTGCTCGTGCTCGTGGGCGTCACAGCCGCGTCGTGTCTATGGCTATTCAAGCTGCCCTTCGATACCTCGGCCGGCGTCGTATGCGGCGCGACCGGCAATCCTGCCATTCTCGCCTTCGCCAATCGTATCGCGCCCACGGATCAGCCCGACGTCATGTACGCGATGATTTTCCCGTCGATGACCATCGTCAAAGTGCTGTTCGTGCAGATCGCAATCTCGCTGGCTAGCGGCTAG
- a CDS encoding glycogen-debranching protein: MLRANVDSVRSYRVQPGSRFPVGATVAERGVNFCLFCRHATGMELLLYASTESTEPFQIVSLAPEVNRTFYFWHVFVEDLPVHCCYTWRACGPHGVPQMDDAAASRKELLDPNARAISDRFWNRQQASEAQGAPHASFRAIVTEPVGTRDDVEIRTLDDAIIYELHVGGFTRHPSSGVRCPGTFAGLIEKIPYLKELGVTHVELLPVMAFDEQDVPPSAAAIGLTNYWGYSTHSFYSPHSRYCVEATRAPQEFRALIDAMHAAGIRVLLDVVFNHTAEAGANGPVINFKVLANEIFYHADPADGGRYRDYTGCGNTINCNHPLVCAFILRCLEYWVRDLGVDGFRFDLASVFTRGEGGALLSTPPLPWAMEASEVLSRVPLIAEAWDAAGLYHVGAFPGMAWAEWNGRYRDVIRRFVRGDAGLIGQVCTCMAGSADLYESDGRLPANSINFVTCHDGFTLLDLVSYHAKHNEANGEDNRDGTNDNLSWNCGAEGETRDPAVTALRLKQARNFMAILLLSQGVPMILAGDEVLRSQRGNNNAFCQDNELSWLDWRTSRDALDMLRFVREIIALRKRHASLRRRRFLTGRPANGDAYPDVAWHGERLGEPQWHDPGARLVAFTLAAQEPGEAMLHVVMNMYDDARVVAVPVVKRESWRRIVDTSAAPPLDIVSDRETAIKETDTCRVSPRSVVVLELH, translated from the coding sequence TTGCTCAGAGCTAATGTCGACAGCGTGCGCAGCTATCGCGTGCAGCCGGGTTCCCGTTTTCCTGTCGGCGCGACAGTTGCGGAGCGTGGCGTCAACTTCTGTCTCTTCTGCCGGCACGCAACAGGCATGGAGCTATTGCTCTACGCATCGACGGAAAGCACCGAGCCGTTCCAGATCGTGTCGCTCGCGCCAGAGGTGAACCGGACGTTCTATTTTTGGCATGTCTTCGTCGAAGATTTACCGGTTCACTGTTGTTATACGTGGCGTGCCTGCGGTCCACATGGCGTACCGCAAATGGATGACGCTGCCGCGAGCCGCAAGGAACTGCTCGATCCGAACGCGCGCGCGATCAGCGACCGTTTCTGGAACCGCCAGCAGGCTTCCGAGGCGCAAGGCGCGCCACACGCATCGTTCAGGGCCATCGTCACGGAACCTGTCGGAACGCGCGACGATGTTGAGATTCGCACGCTGGACGATGCCATCATTTATGAATTGCACGTAGGTGGTTTCACGCGGCATCCGTCGAGCGGAGTCCGATGTCCCGGTACGTTTGCCGGTCTGATAGAAAAAATCCCTTATCTGAAGGAATTGGGCGTCACGCATGTCGAGTTGCTTCCCGTTATGGCGTTCGACGAGCAAGACGTTCCGCCGTCCGCAGCCGCCATAGGACTCACGAACTACTGGGGCTACAGCACGCATAGCTTCTATAGTCCGCATTCGCGCTACTGCGTCGAAGCGACACGAGCGCCGCAGGAATTTCGCGCGCTCATCGACGCCATGCACGCAGCGGGCATTCGCGTGCTGCTGGACGTGGTGTTCAATCACACAGCGGAGGCCGGTGCAAATGGGCCTGTCATCAACTTCAAGGTGCTCGCCAACGAGATCTTCTATCATGCCGATCCGGCCGATGGCGGCCGTTACCGCGACTACACAGGTTGCGGCAACACGATCAACTGCAATCATCCGCTGGTATGCGCGTTCATCTTGCGATGTCTGGAGTATTGGGTACGCGACTTAGGCGTCGATGGTTTCCGTTTCGATCTCGCGAGCGTCTTTACGCGCGGCGAGGGCGGCGCACTGTTGAGCACGCCGCCGTTGCCGTGGGCAATGGAGGCCTCTGAAGTGCTTTCGCGCGTGCCTCTCATTGCGGAAGCATGGGACGCGGCTGGCCTGTATCACGTCGGCGCGTTTCCAGGGATGGCGTGGGCCGAATGGAACGGACGCTATCGCGACGTGATTCGACGCTTCGTGCGTGGCGACGCGGGACTCATCGGGCAAGTATGTACATGCATGGCGGGAAGCGCGGACCTCTATGAGTCGGACGGCAGGCTGCCTGCCAACAGCATCAACTTCGTCACCTGTCACGACGGCTTCACGTTGCTCGATCTCGTCAGCTATCACGCGAAGCACAATGAGGCGAACGGCGAAGACAACCGCGACGGCACCAACGATAACCTGTCGTGGAATTGCGGCGCGGAAGGCGAGACGCGCGATCCGGCGGTAACCGCTCTGCGCCTTAAGCAGGCGCGCAACTTCATGGCGATCCTGCTCTTGAGCCAGGGCGTGCCGATGATTCTCGCGGGTGACGAAGTCCTGCGCAGCCAGCGAGGCAATAACAACGCGTTCTGCCAGGACAATGAACTCTCCTGGCTTGATTGGCGCACATCGCGCGATGCGCTCGACATGTTGCGGTTCGTGCGCGAAATCATCGCACTGCGCAAGCGTCACGCGAGTCTGCGCCGGCGTCGCTTTCTGACGGGACGGCCTGCAAACGGCGACGCTTATCCGGACGTTGCATGGCACGGCGAGCGACTGGGGGAACCGCAGTGGCATGACCCCGGAGCACGTCTCGTTGCCTTCACGCTTGCCGCGCAAGAACCGGGCGAAGCCATGTTGCACGTCGTGATGAACATGTACGACGATGCGCGCGTAGTCGCAGTGCCTGTGGTTAAAAGAGAGAGTTGGCGCCGCATCGTCGATACATCCGCCGCACCGCCACTCGATATTGTTTCGGATCGGGAAACGGCGATAAAAGAGACGGACACCTGTCGCGTCTCGCCGCGCAGTGTAGTGGTCCTCGAATTGCACTGA
- a CDS encoding glycogen/starch/alpha-glucan phosphorylase, whose translation MNDAPVLDAASRRASATNEPADNPLQHDIVRNLICRQARYPDIATRQDWYMALAFSVRDRMLARWAASMKIYAAKDVKVACYLSAEFLIGPQLGNNLLNLGMQGEARNALNALGQDLDALLSVEEEPGLGNGGLGRLAACYMDSLATLEIPAIGYGIRYEFGIFDQQIRNGWQVEVTDKWLEKGSPWEIVRPDVCYYVGFGGNTTQRTDDQGRLCIDWKPAQQVKGVACDFPVQGYRVDTCNVLRLWKSEAVESFDFQDFNAGQYYEAVQEKVLSETLSKVLYPNDEPEAGKRLRLAQQYFFVSCSLQDMLRLMTIKGTSVHQFADLFAAQLNDTHPSIAVAELMRLLLDVHGLPWDEAWDITRRTFAYTNHTLLPEALETWGLPLFQSMLPRALEIIYEINSRFLEDVRRAFPGDDARVARMSLIDEAGDRKVRMAHLATVGSHAVNGVAALHSDLLKQTVMRDFADMFPERFCNVTNGVTPRRFLMLSNPGLTRLLDTTIGDGCATDLSRLDALTALADDRGFHDAWRSVRRENKAALAGRIRDATGIVVDPDALFDIQVKRIHEYKRQHLNALYIVSLYRRLCANPDISCAPRCFIFGGKAAPGYAMAKIIIRLITGIADVINNDAAIRGRLKVVFYPDFNVKNGHWIYPAADLSEQISTAGKEASGTGNMKFMMNGALTIGTLDGANVEIREEAGAENFFLFGLTAQQVEQAKREGYRPAQYMESNEVLRDALEDIAQGRFSGGDKNVFRPLVDNLMQSDPFLVLADFADYCACQERVSATWGDGQQWTRMSIMNTAHSGKFSSDRAISEYCERIWKTSAVRIDLAQS comes from the coding sequence ATGAACGATGCTCCTGTCCTAGACGCAGCCTCCCGTCGCGCGTCAGCGACGAATGAGCCCGCCGATAATCCGTTGCAGCACGACATCGTAAGGAACCTGATTTGTCGTCAGGCGCGCTACCCGGACATCGCTACCCGTCAAGACTGGTACATGGCGCTCGCGTTCAGCGTCAGAGACCGAATGCTGGCGCGCTGGGCCGCATCGATGAAAATCTATGCGGCGAAAGACGTGAAGGTCGCGTGCTATCTGTCGGCTGAATTCCTGATCGGTCCGCAACTCGGCAATAACCTGCTCAATCTGGGCATGCAGGGCGAGGCTCGCAATGCGTTGAATGCACTCGGTCAGGACCTCGACGCGCTGCTTTCGGTCGAAGAAGAACCGGGCCTCGGTAATGGCGGACTGGGACGCCTCGCCGCCTGCTACATGGACTCGCTCGCCACTCTCGAGATACCCGCGATCGGTTACGGCATTCGCTATGAGTTCGGCATCTTCGATCAACAGATCCGCAACGGCTGGCAGGTCGAGGTCACGGACAAGTGGCTCGAGAAAGGCAGTCCATGGGAAATCGTGCGACCGGACGTGTGCTATTACGTCGGCTTCGGCGGAAACACGACACAGCGCACCGACGATCAAGGCCGTCTCTGCATTGATTGGAAACCGGCGCAGCAGGTCAAGGGCGTGGCATGCGATTTCCCGGTGCAAGGCTACCGCGTGGACACCTGCAACGTGCTGCGGCTGTGGAAGAGCGAGGCAGTCGAGTCATTCGACTTTCAGGACTTCAATGCCGGCCAATATTACGAGGCGGTGCAGGAGAAAGTCTTGTCGGAAACGCTATCCAAGGTGCTATATCCGAACGACGAACCGGAAGCAGGCAAGCGACTGCGACTCGCGCAGCAGTACTTTTTCGTATCGTGCTCGCTGCAGGACATGTTGCGGCTCATGACAATCAAAGGCACGTCGGTACACCAATTTGCCGATCTTTTTGCTGCCCAACTGAACGATACGCATCCGTCGATAGCGGTAGCCGAATTAATGCGTCTGCTTCTCGACGTGCACGGCCTGCCGTGGGACGAAGCGTGGGACATTACACGGCGCACGTTCGCCTATACCAATCACACCCTGTTGCCTGAAGCGCTCGAAACGTGGGGCCTGCCGCTCTTCCAGAGCATGCTGCCGCGCGCGCTCGAAATCATCTATGAAATAAACAGCCGTTTTCTGGAAGATGTACGGCGCGCCTTTCCGGGCGACGATGCGCGCGTGGCGCGCATGTCGCTCATCGACGAGGCCGGCGACAGAAAGGTGCGCATGGCGCACCTCGCCACGGTCGGCAGTCATGCAGTGAACGGCGTCGCAGCACTGCATTCGGATCTACTGAAGCAGACGGTGATGCGGGACTTCGCCGACATGTTTCCCGAACGGTTCTGCAACGTGACCAACGGCGTGACGCCGCGCCGCTTCTTAATGTTGAGCAATCCCGGACTGACACGTCTGCTCGACACGACCATCGGCGACGGATGTGCCACTGATCTATCGAGGCTCGATGCGCTGACAGCGCTCGCGGATGATCGCGGGTTCCATGACGCGTGGCGTTCCGTGCGGCGCGAGAACAAAGCGGCGCTCGCAGGGCGGATCAGGGATGCCACTGGCATCGTCGTCGATCCCGACGCGCTCTTCGACATACAGGTCAAGCGAATCCATGAATACAAGCGCCAGCATTTGAATGCGCTGTATATCGTGAGTTTGTACCGTCGGTTGTGCGCGAACCCGGACATTTCCTGCGCGCCGCGCTGCTTTATCTTCGGCGGAAAGGCTGCTCCCGGTTATGCGATGGCCAAAATCATTATCCGTTTGATCACGGGCATTGCGGATGTCATCAACAACGACGCCGCTATCAGGGGGCGACTGAAAGTCGTCTTCTATCCGGATTTCAATGTCAAGAACGGACACTGGATCTATCCGGCGGCCGACCTCTCCGAACAAATATCGACGGCGGGAAAGGAGGCGTCGGGCACTGGGAACATGAAGTTCATGATGAACGGGGCGCTCACAATCGGCACGCTGGATGGCGCCAACGTCGAGATTCGTGAGGAAGCGGGCGCCGAGAACTTCTTTCTCTTTGGGCTCACTGCTCAACAGGTCGAGCAGGCAAAGCGCGAAGGATACCGGCCGGCTCAATACATGGAGTCGAATGAAGTTTTGCGCGATGCACTCGAAGACATCGCGCAGGGGCGCTTCTCGGGCGGTGACAAGAACGTATTTCGGCCGCTGGTCGATAACCTCATGCAATCTGACCCGTTCCTTGTGTTGGCCGACTTCGCGGATTACTGCGCATGCCAGGAACGCGTAAGCGCAACATGGGGAGATGGGCAGCAATGGACTCGCATGTCGATCATGAACACCGCGCATTCGGGCAAGTTCTCGTCAGACCGCGCGATCAGCGAATACTGCGAGCGCATCTGGAAAACGTCGGCAGTGAGGATCGATCTTGCTCAGAGCTAA
- a CDS encoding response regulator yields MKDENRTRHVLIVDDEVAIAYVFQRYFELRGFRVSAAYDGNAALAIGQSESIDALVTDFRMPGMNGQELIERLRQTVPHLPAIIVSGFGGEIGERPAGVRVIGKPVEPTYLVECVKEMLADAETVQWLNRPKD; encoded by the coding sequence ATGAAGGATGAGAACCGGACAAGGCACGTCCTGATTGTCGATGACGAGGTCGCGATCGCGTACGTTTTTCAGCGCTACTTCGAGTTGCGCGGATTCCGCGTCTCTGCAGCCTACGATGGAAACGCTGCACTTGCCATTGGTCAAAGCGAATCGATCGATGCACTCGTCACCGATTTTCGTATGCCCGGAATGAACGGGCAAGAGCTTATCGAGCGACTCAGGCAGACTGTCCCGCATCTGCCTGCGATCATCGTATCCGGATTCGGTGGGGAAATTGGCGAACGTCCGGCAGGAGTGCGCGTTATCGGCAAGCCTGTCGAGCCGACATACCTCGTCGAGTGCGTCAAAGAAATGCTGGCTGATGCGGAAACCGTTCAGTGGTTGAACCGCCCGAAAGATTAA